Genomic window (Rhizobium acidisoli):
ACCGCCGGACGTCGCCCATGGCGACCATGCCCCCGGATCCGAACACCTCGCCACGGATGTCATAACCGTAAAGCGCCGAGAAGTTCGCCTCCGCAACAGCAACCGAGCCGTTGTCGAAGCGGATGTTGACCACGGCGGTGTCGAGGAAGCCCTTCTCCTTTGCCTCAGGACGAAGGAGCGCGTCGGCCATCGCGAAAACCTCGACCGGCTTGGCGCCGGGATTGAGCCAAAGCAGCGTGTCGAAGTCGTGAATGAGCGTCTCGTAGAAAATGGTCCACTGTGGGATGCGGTCGGGATCGGCGCCGAACGGACCCGGGTCGCGCGTCAGAGAGCGGATGAGCTGCGGGGCGCCGATCTTTCCGGCGTCAATGGCGACACGGCCTTCGGCAAAAGCCTGGTCCCAGCGCCGGTTGAAGCCGACCTGGAGCGGCACCCCGGCCGAACGAGCCGCGGCGATCGCCCGGTCCGCATCTTCGAGGGTCAGGGCCATCGGCTTCTCGCAAAAGATCGCCTTGCCGGCTTCGGCGGCCTGCACCAGCACGTTTGTATGGAACCGCGCCGGGGTGGCGATAACCACCGCATCGAGACCCGGATGAGCAAGGAGTTCTGAAACCTCACTATATGCGGCGTCCACGCCGAGCGTTTCCGCAAGCTTCGCCGCCGCGCCCGGCGCCGGATCTGCGATGGCGACGAGTTCTGCGTCGACCAGCCGGCGAGCGATGGATTGGCCATGGAAGGAGCCGATGCGGCCGGCGCCGATAAGGCCGACGTTGACGGATTTGATCTTGGGCATGGGTCGGGTCCTGTAGGGTTGAAACGTCAGAGGGTGAATGCGGAGCGGAAGGCTTCCAGCGCGGCGTCGGAATCGCCGGCAGCCCAGGCTTCTAAGCCGACGGGACCGGCGTAGCCCATCGCCTTGAGCGCTTTGGCGACTCCCTTCCAGTTGACCTCGCCGGTGCCGGGTTCGCAGCGTCCCGGCACGTCGGCGACCTGGATCTCGCCAATCCATGGCAAGCACTTTCGGCAAAGCTCGATCAGGTTCCCCTCGCCGATCTGGGCGTGATAGAGATCAAGGTTCAGGCGAAGACGGGGATGGTCAATACTGGAAACGAGCGCCATCGTGTCCTCCGCGCGCCCGAACGGCACGCCCGGGTGATCGACCGGTAGGTTCAAATTCTCGAGCGTGAAGACGACATTCTCATCCTCCGCCAGGTCGACGACCCGGCGAAGTGTGTCGCGCGCCTTCATCCACATCGCCCCTGTGACGACCTCGATCGGCTGAACCGGAAGGCCGCGGTCGCCAAGACCGGTGCCGTGAAGGTTCAGCCGCTGAACGCCGAGGCGCTTGCCGACCTCAGCGGTCTGGCGCGCCGTCCTCAGAAGTTCGTCCGCGCCCTCGTCGTCGGTGAGCCGACCGGTGAGATAGCCGTTCATGATGGTGAAGGTGGCGCCGGTCGCCTCCAGCTTGTGAATGTCGTGTTCCGGCCAGTTCCAGAGACCGACGCCGAAGCCCAGTTCCTTGAGGCGCGAGGCGCGCCATTCGATGGGCCGGTCGCGCCACAGCATTTCGGCGCAGGCCGCTAATGGAAAGGGGGATGATATGGAATTGCTCATTGCGGGTTCTTCCCTGATCATGGGTATGAGTGTCCGTGGTCCGGCACGAGGTCCCGGACCGAATTCGCTTTTTCACGGGAGCGTCAGATCGTTCCGCCAAGCTCCTCGGAGATCGACTGAAGTTCCTTGCCGCCGGCCATCAGGTTCTGCAGGCTGTCGAGATTGATCTCGCTCTTTGCAAAGGTTCCCAGCGTCTTGCCGCGGTTCAGCGCCGTGAACCGATCGCCGACCGCATAGGCATGGCGGACGTTGTGGGTGATGAAGATCACGCCGAGCCCCTTGTTTCGGACAAGGCCGATATACTTCAGGACCATCGAGGTCTGGGCGACGCCGAGCGCCGAGGTCGGCTCGTCCAGGATGAGCACCTTCGCCCCGAAATAGACAGCGCGGGCGATGGCCACGCACTGACGCTCGCCTCCGGAAAGGGTCCCGACCGCCTGATCGGGCTCGCGCACGTCGATGCCGATCTTGCGCATCTCGTCGCGGGTAACATTGTTGGCGAAGTCCATGTCCATGCTCTTGAAGGGTCCGAAGCCTTTCAGGGGCTCGCGTCCCATGAAGAAGTTCCGGGTCACCGACATCAACGGGATCATCGCAAGGTCCTGATAGACGGTCGCGATCCCGGCATCGAGCGCGTCGCGAGGTCCGCTGAAGGATCGCGGCTGCCCGTCGATGAGAAACTCTCCGGACGTCGGTTTGAACACGCCCGACAGCGTGTTGATGAGAGTGGATTTTCCCGCACCGTTATCGCCGAGAAGGCAGAGGACTTCCCCTGCGTTTACGCTCAGCGAGACGCCGTTCAGGGCGATGATGGAGCCGAAGTGCTTTACGAGGTTCTTGACCTCGACGAGTGGCGCCTGGGACGTGCTCATCAGCGTTCTCCCGTCACGCGTTTGCGGATGACATTGTTGAAGATGACGGCGGTCAGAAGCATGCCGCCCAGGAAGACCAGGTACCAGTCCTGATCGATCGAGGTGTAGGTCAGTCCGATCAGCACCATGCCGAAGACGATGGAGCCGAAGAAGGCGCCGATCGCCGAGCCATAGCCGCCGGTCAGGAGGCATCCGCCGATGACGGCTGCGATGATCGCCTCGAACTCCTTCTGAAAGCCGCGGCGAGCGTCGGTCGAACCCGCATCGAGCACGGTCAGGATGGCGACCAGCGTGGCGCACATCGCCGTGACGATGAAGAGTGTGGTCTTGACGCGCGCAACGGGAACGCCGGATTTGCGGGCGGCGCGCGGATCGCCGCCGGAGGCGAAGATCCAGTTGCCGAAGCGCGTGCGTAGCAGCACCCAGGTCGCCAGCAAAGCGATGAAAACGAACCACAGGATCTCGATGGGAATTCCCGGAACCTTGGGCGCGCCGCTCGGGAAGGTCTCGATGAAGCCATGGGCGCCAAGCCACGAGAACAGGCCACCGAAAGCATCGCCGGAGAAGAGCGGCGCGAGCGGGCTGTTGGCGGCGGCCTCCTTCATGCCGCGAAGCTGCGTCGCGCCGCCGCTAGCCCATTTGAGGCCGACGAGCGTCAGGCCGCGCAGAATGAAGAGAAATGCCAGCGTCACGATGAAGGACGGCAGGCCGGTGCGCATCGTCAGCTGCGCGTTGGTCACGCCGATGACGGCGGCGAAGGCCAGGGCGATCAGGATCGCAACGCTCAGCGGCAGGTGCAGAACGACGAGCGCCGTGCCGAACACCAGGCCCGCGAAGGCGACCATGGAGCCGATCGACAGATCGAACTCACCGCCGATCATCAGCAGGGCCGCGCCGATTGCAAGAATGCCGAGCTGTGCGGCAGGCGCCATGAAGTTGATCACGCCGGCAAGCGTGAACATGGCCGGATTTGCAGTGAAGAAAAAGAAGATGGAGACGAGCACCAGTCCCGCGACAGCGCCAAGTTCCGGACGGCGCAGCAGCGCGGTTATGGTCGAAACCTTCTTCAGCCGCTCGTCGGACCGGGCCGCAGTCCCGTTCTGTTCGTTGGCCAGCGTCATGGTCGTTCCTTAGAATAGATCGTTATCGTGCGCCGCGCCCGCTGTCCGGATGAATCACGGATCGGGAGCCATACGGCGATGAAAGCAGCCCCCGCCCGCGGGCGGGAGCTGCCGCGGGTCCGCTTAGCGGATACCTTGGGAGGATTTCTCGATAACCGAAGCGGCCGCGTCCTTCTCGACGAAGCTCGGGCCGGAGGCGACGTTGCCTGCCGGGATGGTGCCGTAGCGGGCGTTGAGAGCGAGGAAGGTCACAGGCAGATAGCCCTGCAGGTAAGGCTGCTGATCGACGGCGAAGAGGGCCTTGCCGTCCGCAACAGCCTGCAGGAAGCCGGCGGATAGATCATAGGATGCCACCTTGACCTTGTTGCCGTTGCCAATCTTTTCGACGACCGCGACGGCGCGCTCGCCGACGAGCGGAGCCGAGAGGCCGAGCACGACGTCGATCGACGGATCGGAGGTCAGCGCCGCCTGGATCTTCGCTTCGATTTCCGCCGGGTCCGCCGTGGTCGGCAGCACGGTGACCTTGCCCCCTTCGAAGCCCTTCTCGGTGCCGGCACAACGCTGGTCGAGCGCGGCGTTGCCGACTTCCTGATTGACGCAGAGGACATGCTTCAGGCCCAGCGACTTGAGCTTCGCGCCGACCTTGATGCCGGCCGGCATCTCGTCCTGGCCGACATGCAGCTTGATGCCGAGCTTCTCGGCGGCTGAGATGCCCGAGTTCATCGAGATAACCGGGATGCCGGCAGCGACAGCCTTTTCGATAGCCGGGCCCAGCGCGTCGGGATCAGGATTGGAGATGACGATGCCGGCCGGGTTCTGATTGACCGCGGCTTCGATGAGCTGAGCCATTGCGACCATGTCGAAGGTTTCCGGCGCGCGGTAGTCGACCTTCACGTTGCTGTCCTTGGCGGCCTGCATCATGCCGTTCTTGACGATCGACCAGAACGGATCCGACGCCTGCCCGTGCGTGACGGCGATGATGCTCGGCTGCTCCTGCGCCTTCACGCCGACCGACCACGACGCTGCGATTCCGACGGCGACGACACCGTATGCAAGCTTCTTCAGAATGGATTTCATCTTTTCCTCCTCCAAGCCGTCCCCTCCACAGGGCGGATTAACGAATGCTACCGGGTGCAAAACCTTTGCTACCGGGTGCAAGCGGGTGCATCATATGCAGGAATAAGCTAAAAGCAAGCATTCATTTCACCGGAATCGGAAAATGGAATGTTTATTCTATTTTCTTCGGGAGGCGTAATGCGCAAGCGGGCAACGGCAAAACAGGTGGCGGAGGCCGCAGGAGTATCGAAGTGGACGGTCATCAGGGCCTTCACACCCGGCGCGTCCATCACCGAGGAGAGCAAACGCAAGGTGCTGGAGATGGCTGCCGCGCTGAACTACACGCCGAACCTCTTGGCGCGCAGTCTCGCGACGAACTCGACGCGGCAGGTGGCGGTATTCGTCGACGATTTTGCCAACCCGCAAAAACTCCCTTTCCTCGAAGCGCTGACGGAGCAGCTACAGGCGGCCGGACTGGTTGCGATGCTCATCAACATCAACAATCACTTCGACCATGTGAACGCGCTGCTCCATGCCGACCAGCGTCAGGTCGACGCCATCGTTCTCTTCGGCACCGCGTTCCGCGACGAAACGCTGACCGACCTGCAGCTCGGCCATGGAATGCCTCCCATGTTCGTTCTGGCCCGAGACAGCCAGATCGACGGCGTCCCGGCTGTCGTATGCGACGCCGAACTGGCGCTTCGGGACATCGTCCGTCACCTTCATGAACGAGGCTATCGGCGCCCCGGTTTCATGAGTGGGGCTGCTGCTCTCTCGACGGCGCTGAGGCGACGCCAGCATTATGTCGAGTTCTGGGCCGAGCACGGCATCCAAAACATCTCACTTCTTTCCGCAGACAGGTACAGTGCGGACGCGGGCGCGGCGTCCGTCCGGGCATATCTCGCGAGCACGCCTGCGGACGAGCGGGTGGATGTCCTGATGTGCGAAAACGACATTCTCGCACTGGGAGCGATGGACGAGATTCGCGGAAACTTCGGACTGAAGATTCCCGAGGACATCGCTATCGTCGGCTTCGACAATTACGAACTCGGCGGATCATACGGATACGGTCTGACAACCTACGAACAACCCAGGGAAGAGATGGTGCGGGCTGTCGTCGGCATGATCAAGGGCGCCGTCGAACCGGAAACCGTGACGCTGCCGGGCCGGCTCGTCGTCCGAAGTTCGACATAGTCGCCCGAACGCTATGATACGGCCTGCGCGCCGGTGATCTCCACCAAAGAGCCGCACATGAATGCGGCCTCATCCGATGCGAGAAACGCAACGAGGGCCGCCACCTCTTCCGGCTTGCCGATACGACCATAGGGAACGAGCTTGTCGAGATCGGCGATCGTCCGGCCGGAGCGCTTGACGCCGGCTTCGAGCATCGGCGTATGGATCTCGCCGGGACAGACGGCGTTGACCCGGATCTTGTCCGGCGCATAGTCCCTGGCAAGGTTCTGGGTGAAGGCGGCAACCGCCGCCTTTGTCGTGTTATAGGCGATATGGTTCGGCGCGGGGTAGAGACCCCATTGCGAGGCCGTATTGACGATCGCGCCGCCGCCGGCGGCGATCATATGCGGCAGGGCCGCGCGGCAGAGATGGAACATCGAATCCAGATTGACCGTGAAACTCAGCTGCCAGTCTTCATCCGAGAGCGCCAGCAGATTGCCGCGCCGGTTGATGCCGGCATTGTTGACCAGCACATCCAGCCGCCCCTTGATCGCATAGGCTTTCCCGATCAGCTCCACACATTCCGGCTTACGGGAGATGTCGGCGGCAATGGCGGTCGCCGATCCGCCGGCGGTCTCGATCAGCGAAGCAACTTCGCCTGCGGCCTGGGCGTTGGCATCGGTCACCACCACCAGCGCGCCGTCCTCGGCCAACCTCTTCGATATGGCCGAGCCGATGCCACCGCCGCCACCGGTCACGACCGCGACCTTGCCATGAAATCTCTTCATCCCGAACCTCCTTTTGGCGCAATTCCGAACGCAAAAGCGCTGCACACTTTTGCTGGAATTGCTCTATCTGATGTAGCTGCCGCCATTGACGTCGAACGTCGCCCCATTGACCGACACTTGCGAAGGACGAAGAAGGAAGGCCACAAGCTCGGCGATCTCGGCCGGCTCGGCCATCTCGCCG
Coding sequences:
- a CDS encoding Gfo/Idh/MocA family oxidoreductase; this encodes MPKIKSVNVGLIGAGRIGSFHGQSIARRLVDAELVAIADPAPGAAAKLAETLGVDAAYSEVSELLAHPGLDAVVIATPARFHTNVLVQAAEAGKAIFCEKPMALTLEDADRAIAAARSAGVPLQVGFNRRWDQAFAEGRVAIDAGKIGAPQLIRSLTRDPGPFGADPDRIPQWTIFYETLIHDFDTLLWLNPGAKPVEVFAMADALLRPEAKEKGFLDTAVVNIRFDNGSVAVAEANFSALYGYDIRGEVFGSGGMVAMGDVRRSSMTLFDKDGVSNDTWRRDTDHFVQGYTAQLAAFVDAVRNGELKDAPTGVDARNALMIALASIESVSKKQPVLLS
- a CDS encoding TIM barrel protein — encoded protein: MSNSISSPFPLAACAEMLWRDRPIEWRASRLKELGFGVGLWNWPEHDIHKLEATGATFTIMNGYLTGRLTDDEGADELLRTARQTAEVGKRLGVQRLNLHGTGLGDRGLPVQPIEVVTGAMWMKARDTLRRVVDLAEDENVVFTLENLNLPVDHPGVPFGRAEDTMALVSSIDHPRLRLNLDLYHAQIGEGNLIELCRKCLPWIGEIQVADVPGRCEPGTGEVNWKGVAKALKAMGYAGPVGLEAWAAGDSDAALEAFRSAFTL
- a CDS encoding ATP-binding cassette domain-containing protein is translated as MSTSQAPLVEVKNLVKHFGSIIALNGVSLSVNAGEVLCLLGDNGAGKSTLINTLSGVFKPTSGEFLIDGQPRSFSGPRDALDAGIATVYQDLAMIPLMSVTRNFFMGREPLKGFGPFKSMDMDFANNVTRDEMRKIGIDVREPDQAVGTLSGGERQCVAIARAVYFGAKVLILDEPTSALGVAQTSMVLKYIGLVRNKGLGVIFITHNVRHAYAVGDRFTALNRGKTLGTFAKSEINLDSLQNLMAGGKELQSISEELGGTI
- a CDS encoding ABC transporter permease; the protein is MTLANEQNGTAARSDERLKKVSTITALLRRPELGAVAGLVLVSIFFFFTANPAMFTLAGVINFMAPAAQLGILAIGAALLMIGGEFDLSIGSMVAFAGLVFGTALVVLHLPLSVAILIALAFAAVIGVTNAQLTMRTGLPSFIVTLAFLFILRGLTLVGLKWASGGATQLRGMKEAAANSPLAPLFSGDAFGGLFSWLGAHGFIETFPSGAPKVPGIPIEILWFVFIALLATWVLLRTRFGNWIFASGGDPRAARKSGVPVARVKTTLFIVTAMCATLVAILTVLDAGSTDARRGFQKEFEAIIAAVIGGCLLTGGYGSAIGAFFGSIVFGMVLIGLTYTSIDQDWYLVFLGGMLLTAVIFNNVIRKRVTGER
- a CDS encoding sugar ABC transporter substrate-binding protein, with protein sequence MKSILKKLAYGVVAVGIAASWSVGVKAQEQPSIIAVTHGQASDPFWSIVKNGMMQAAKDSNVKVDYRAPETFDMVAMAQLIEAAVNQNPAGIVISNPDPDALGPAIEKAVAAGIPVISMNSGISAAEKLGIKLHVGQDEMPAGIKVGAKLKSLGLKHVLCVNQEVGNAALDQRCAGTEKGFEGGKVTVLPTTADPAEIEAKIQAALTSDPSIDVVLGLSAPLVGERAVAVVEKIGNGNKVKVASYDLSAGFLQAVADGKALFAVDQQPYLQGYLPVTFLALNARYGTIPAGNVASGPSFVEKDAAASVIEKSSQGIR
- a CDS encoding LacI family DNA-binding transcriptional regulator: MRKRATAKQVAEAAGVSKWTVIRAFTPGASITEESKRKVLEMAAALNYTPNLLARSLATNSTRQVAVFVDDFANPQKLPFLEALTEQLQAAGLVAMLININNHFDHVNALLHADQRQVDAIVLFGTAFRDETLTDLQLGHGMPPMFVLARDSQIDGVPAVVCDAELALRDIVRHLHERGYRRPGFMSGAAALSTALRRRQHYVEFWAEHGIQNISLLSADRYSADAGAASVRAYLASTPADERVDVLMCENDILALGAMDEIRGNFGLKIPEDIAIVGFDNYELGGSYGYGLTTYEQPREEMVRAVVGMIKGAVEPETVTLPGRLVVRSST
- a CDS encoding SDR family NAD(P)-dependent oxidoreductase; this encodes MKRFHGKVAVVTGGGGGIGSAISKRLAEDGALVVVTDANAQAAGEVASLIETAGGSATAIAADISRKPECVELIGKAYAIKGRLDVLVNNAGINRRGNLLALSDEDWQLSFTVNLDSMFHLCRAALPHMIAAGGGAIVNTASQWGLYPAPNHIAYNTTKAAVAAFTQNLARDYAPDKIRVNAVCPGEIHTPMLEAGVKRSGRTIADLDKLVPYGRIGKPEEVAALVAFLASDEAAFMCGSLVEITGAQAVS